From the genome of candidate division KSB1 bacterium, one region includes:
- a CDS encoding efflux RND transporter permease subunit — protein sequence MNIIQFIINRKTFISMLFIGLVLLGYISYQQLPVELFPNAELPFLIVNINGAREMDPAYMEKHAIIPLEGAISTLQGIDKIESFADRRSGRIIVYYNQNVKVKYAYLKLQEMVNSIKPSLGEEFFVNVFKIDTEQLSNMFMSLQVREIVARGDSLASAGGVNRIRQIVDKKLTREFENIDGIANVEVFGGQQRSVEIILNEEACRAHQITAAQIRTLIAQNSQNRTFVGKVYERDKQYFVNLVAEYTDVRNLENIVVKREGPILLKDVARVNVGVKEETSISRVNGGEAITMQLVRDTQVNLIELSHTARAVVHRLNKELAPQGIEIVVQSDVAETMEKNLDLIKQLALVGGGLAVLVLWIFLRNLRLVFVIALAIPISLFTAFNFFYAAGISINSLTLVGMALAIGMLLDNSVVVLENIYRLVSDRKEIDQSVIQGTREVWRSIFAATLTTVAVFLPFIFSSDFLVRLIGRHIGVSIISTLLISLVVALLLVPMVTHFFLMRGKKADVSSLHFNVISPKNRLLQIYRVLLKATMRFPARTVVLAFVLFLVSLLIALALSINVSQEVETKEFNLYVTMPRGSTLQATDQVVAELEQRLSDIDEKQDIVSNISEEEAIITIKLKEGFEKIKNRTVAQVKSEIQNRIRDYRAADVSFEQPAASQRFRGGMRSNPGANLERMLGIGSQTEKVVIKGRDFNTMRNLATDIRNYLEDLSSMNRVSLNIADDRPEIHLLFDTELLSHYNISLNTIASELAGFQSEFSSGLKYKQGSDEYDIVIRNENLEEKTIDDLRTLRIPSPNGGSYELEQLSRIVYSAGMSGINRVNQEKQIEVTYQFLDEVNKSKPLLEASRAEVDQLIASLNIPPGVAVEVIHDETELGEYKFLIVAALILIFMILASVFESAWQPFVILFSIPLASIGAFWALIFTGNSILNANTLTGFLILLGVVVNNGIILIDYTRILRQRGYHRARALMMAGQARVRPILITAITTIVGMLPLAMGKAEYVTRIGAPFAITVIGGLAAGTLFTLVFIPTVYSGLETALQWIRSLNWKIKLVQLAIALIGFFLIYFYVDSLLWKIVELVLLVMLVPAATYFIMISLRQAKAEIIQPGEALRIKIQHLVKIYEQEMRFVREWKKGLRIRAKAGLLRDYRTGRDFDDFIYLLPALGFLIYFVYFYLRSGFWVFVTAHLVYFYVLALWKPIRIYLRHRLEQEHNQFLQLVAQWFYPIFFWGFPLLNLVIFYFKWHKITILIFIAVIWYFGLAVYTTSNRLQREEINIMRLTGKFAGLRKNFYRLVQAIPIIGKKKQPFKALDGVSLEIGSGMFGLLGPNGAGKTTLMRIICGILEQSRGSIWINDIDLKEKREELQGLIGYLPQEFGTYENMTAYEFLSYQAILKNIYDQEERERRVNYCLAAVHLEKNKHQKIGSFSGGMKQRIGIAQTLLHLPRILVVDEPTAGLDPRERIRFRNLLVELSRERIVIFSTHIIEDISSSCNKVAVLNKGRLCYLGDPQEMARLADGFVWQFQVPAEQFEAVSKDLWIVHHIRDGESIRARCIATERPTPNAQEVRPTLEDAYLWLLRQSGC from the coding sequence TATTACAACCAAAATGTCAAAGTGAAATACGCTTACCTCAAATTGCAGGAAATGGTGAACAGCATCAAACCCAGCTTAGGCGAGGAATTTTTCGTCAACGTGTTCAAGATCGATACCGAACAATTGAGCAACATGTTCATGAGCTTGCAAGTTCGGGAGATCGTCGCTCGGGGCGATAGTCTTGCCTCGGCAGGTGGTGTTAACCGCATTCGTCAGATCGTGGATAAGAAGCTCACCCGCGAATTTGAGAACATCGACGGTATCGCTAATGTTGAGGTTTTTGGTGGTCAGCAACGATCCGTTGAGATCATTTTGAATGAAGAAGCATGTCGGGCTCACCAGATCACTGCCGCCCAAATTCGGACGTTGATCGCCCAGAATAGTCAGAATCGGACCTTCGTCGGCAAAGTTTATGAGCGCGATAAGCAATATTTCGTCAATCTGGTGGCGGAATATACTGATGTGCGCAATCTTGAAAATATCGTAGTGAAGCGGGAAGGACCGATACTGCTCAAAGATGTCGCTCGCGTCAATGTGGGAGTCAAAGAAGAGACTTCCATCAGCCGGGTCAATGGCGGCGAGGCCATCACCATGCAACTGGTGCGCGATACCCAGGTAAATTTGATCGAGCTCTCCCACACCGCTCGAGCGGTGGTGCATCGTCTGAATAAAGAATTGGCACCCCAGGGCATTGAGATCGTGGTTCAAAGCGACGTGGCTGAAACCATGGAAAAGAACCTCGATCTGATCAAGCAACTGGCTTTAGTGGGTGGTGGACTCGCGGTGCTGGTGCTCTGGATTTTCCTGCGGAATTTGCGGTTGGTATTTGTGATTGCGCTGGCGATTCCGATCTCGCTGTTCACTGCTTTCAACTTTTTTTATGCTGCTGGGATCTCGATCAATAGCCTCACCCTTGTGGGCATGGCGCTTGCCATCGGTATGTTGCTGGATAATAGCGTAGTCGTGCTGGAAAATATCTATCGACTGGTTTCTGATCGTAAAGAAATCGACCAATCGGTCATTCAGGGCACGCGCGAGGTATGGCGCTCGATCTTCGCAGCTACTTTGACCACAGTCGCTGTGTTTCTCCCATTCATTTTCTCATCCGACTTTCTCGTGCGACTCATCGGTCGCCACATTGGCGTGTCCATTATCAGCACCTTGCTGATATCCCTGGTGGTGGCGCTGTTGTTGGTCCCAATGGTCACCCATTTTTTCCTGATGCGCGGAAAAAAAGCCGATGTCAGCTCGCTTCATTTCAATGTTATTTCGCCCAAAAATCGGCTGCTGCAAATCTATCGGGTGTTGCTCAAAGCGACGATGCGATTTCCTGCGCGGACCGTAGTGCTCGCATTTGTCTTGTTTCTGGTCAGCTTGCTGATCGCCCTGGCGTTGAGCATCAATGTTTCGCAGGAGGTGGAGACCAAAGAGTTCAATCTCTACGTCACCATGCCTCGGGGCTCCACGCTTCAAGCTACGGACCAAGTGGTGGCTGAACTGGAGCAGCGGCTCAGCGATATCGACGAGAAACAAGATATCGTCAGCAACATCAGCGAAGAAGAGGCGATCATCACGATCAAACTGAAAGAAGGTTTTGAGAAAATTAAAAACCGCACCGTTGCCCAGGTGAAAAGCGAGATTCAAAATCGCATCCGGGATTATAGAGCGGCCGACGTGAGCTTCGAACAGCCCGCCGCCAGCCAGCGGTTTCGAGGTGGCATGCGATCGAACCCTGGGGCTAATTTGGAACGAATGTTGGGCATCGGTAGCCAAACCGAAAAAGTGGTGATCAAAGGCCGTGATTTCAATACAATGCGAAATTTAGCTACCGATATTCGGAACTATCTGGAAGATTTGAGTTCCATGAATCGAGTGAGTCTGAATATCGCCGATGATCGACCCGAAATCCATTTATTGTTCGATACAGAGTTGTTGAGCCACTACAACATTAGCTTGAATACTATCGCTTCTGAATTGGCTGGATTTCAAAGCGAGTTCTCCTCTGGGTTGAAATATAAGCAAGGCAGCGACGAGTACGATATTGTCATCCGCAATGAAAATTTGGAAGAGAAAACTATCGATGACCTGAGGACGCTCAGGATCCCCTCGCCAAACGGTGGAAGTTATGAGCTAGAACAACTGAGCCGAATCGTCTATTCCGCTGGGATGTCTGGGATCAATCGGGTCAATCAAGAGAAGCAGATCGAAGTGACCTATCAATTCTTGGATGAAGTAAACAAATCCAAGCCGCTATTGGAGGCATCCCGCGCCGAGGTGGATCAATTGATCGCAAGTCTCAATATTCCGCCCGGGGTTGCCGTGGAAGTCATCCACGATGAGACCGAACTTGGAGAGTACAAATTTTTGATCGTGGCCGCACTCATTCTGATCTTCATGATCCTTGCTTCTGTGTTCGAATCGGCTTGGCAACCGTTCGTGATTCTGTTTAGCATTCCCCTCGCTTCGATTGGTGCATTTTGGGCGCTCATTTTCACGGGCAACTCGATTTTGAATGCCAATACGCTCACTGGCTTTTTAATTTTACTCGGCGTGGTGGTGAATAATGGAATTATTCTTATCGATTATACGCGAATCTTACGACAGCGGGGCTATCACCGGGCCCGGGCGCTGATGATGGCTGGGCAGGCCCGTGTTCGTCCGATCCTCATCACCGCGATCACAACCATCGTAGGGATGCTACCGTTAGCGATGGGCAAAGCCGAATACGTCACCCGCATCGGCGCGCCGTTCGCCATCACGGTCATCGGAGGGCTTGCCGCTGGTACTTTGTTCACGCTGGTATTCATCCCAACCGTTTACTCCGGATTGGAAACGGCGCTTCAGTGGATTCGATCGCTCAATTGGAAGATCAAACTGGTCCAACTGGCAATCGCTCTGATCGGATTCTTCTTGATCTATTTTTATGTCGATAGCTTGCTTTGGAAAATCGTGGAGCTGGTGTTGTTGGTGATGCTTGTACCAGCAGCGACCTACTTTATCATGATAAGCCTGCGGCAGGCCAAAGCAGAGATAATTCAACCCGGTGAGGCGCTGCGAATTAAAATCCAGCATTTGGTAAAAATCTATGAACAGGAGATGCGTTTCGTTCGCGAATGGAAAAAAGGCTTACGCATTAGAGCTAAGGCTGGCCTGTTACGAGATTACAGGACAGGGCGAGACTTCGACGATTTTATTTATTTGCTCCCGGCTCTGGGTTTCTTGATTTATTTTGTCTATTTTTACTTGCGCAGCGGGTTTTGGGTCTTTGTGACCGCACATCTGGTTTATTTCTACGTGCTGGCCCTCTGGAAGCCGATCCGCATTTATTTGCGCCACCGCCTCGAGCAGGAGCATAATCAGTTCCTGCAACTCGTCGCGCAATGGTTTTATCCGATATTCTTCTGGGGATTTCCCCTATTGAATCTTGTCATCTTCTATTTCAAGTGGCATAAAATCACCATCCTCATTTTTATTGCAGTGATCTGGTATTTTGGATTAGCTGTCTACACAACATCTAATCGGCTGCAACGGGAAGAGATCAACATCATGCGATTGACAGGTAAATTTGCAGGATTGAGAAAGAATTTTTATCGTCTCGTTCAGGCCATCCCGATTATCGGAAAGAAAAAACAGCCGTTCAAAGCCCTGGATGGCGTTTCATTGGAGATCGGCAGCGGTATGTTCGGCCTCTTGGGACCTAATGGCGCTGGTAAAACCACCCTGATGAGGATCATTTGCGGCATCCTGGAACAAAGTCGCGGCAGCATCTGGATCAACGACATTGACCTAAAAGAAAAGCGAGAGGAATTGCAGGGATTAATCGGTTACCTGCCCCAGGAGTTCGGCACGTACGAGAATATGACCGCCTATGAATTTTTGAGCTATCAAGCGATTCTGAAAAATATCTACGATCAAGAAGAACGGGAACGACGGGTCAATTATTGTCTCGCCGCCGTGCATTTAGAAAAAAATAAGCATCAGAAAATTGGCTCTTTCTCTGGGGGAATGAAACAGCGCATCGGCATTGCCCAGACGCTGTTACATTTGCCGCGCATTTTAGTGGTGGATGAGCCGACCGCCGGCCTCGATCCGAGAGAACGGATCCGATTTCGGAATTTATTAGTTGAATTGAGTCGGGAACGGATTGTGATCTTCTCCACCCATATTATTGAAGACATTTCCAGCTCATGCAACAAAGTCGCAGTATTGAATAAGGGGCGTCTCTGCTATTTGGGTGATCCCCAGGAGATGGCGCGGCTGGCTGATGGATTTGTCTGGCAATTCCAAGTTCCTGCCGAGCAATTTGAGGCAGTAAGCAAGGATCTGTGGATTGTCCATCACATTCGAGATGGGGAGTCCATTCGGGCGCGATGTATCGCCACCGAGCGGCCAACGCCTAATGCGCAAGAGGTTCGACCAACCCTGGAGGATGCCTATCTGTGGTTGCTCCGACAATCGGGATGTTAG
- a CDS encoding DJ-1/PfpI family protein → MAAKKILMLVGDYAEDYEVMVPFQMLLMVGHQVDAVCPDKKPGDKIRTAIHDFEGDQTYSEKPGHNFQINANFDKIKPENYDGLVIPGGRAPEYLRLNEKVIKIVKHFAENNKPIAAICHGPQILAAAKVLSGKKVLPYPAVGPDCVNAGATLGQVNETFSNAVVDGNLVTAPAWPAHPEWIAAFLKLLGTKIEP, encoded by the coding sequence ATGGCCGCAAAAAAAATTCTAATGTTGGTGGGGGATTACGCTGAGGATTACGAAGTTATGGTACCGTTCCAGATGTTATTGATGGTGGGACATCAGGTCGATGCTGTTTGTCCCGACAAAAAGCCCGGGGATAAGATCCGCACTGCCATCCACGATTTTGAAGGGGATCAGACTTATAGTGAGAAACCAGGGCATAATTTTCAAATCAATGCCAATTTCGACAAGATCAAACCTGAGAACTATGATGGGTTGGTAATTCCGGGTGGCCGCGCGCCGGAATACTTGCGGTTGAATGAGAAAGTCATCAAAATTGTGAAACATTTTGCCGAAAATAATAAACCGATTGCCGCCATTTGCCATGGACCGCAGATCTTGGCCGCAGCGAAAGTGTTATCTGGCAAAAAGGTTCTCCCCTACCCTGCTGTTGGGCCTGATTGTGTGAATGCTGGTGCAACTTTGGGACAGGTCAACGAGACCTTTTCCAATGCCGTCGTTGATGGGAATTTGGTCACTGCCCCAGCCTGGCCTGCACATCCCGAATGGATCGCAGCGTTCCTGAAATTGCTCGGCACCAAAATCGAGCCGTAA
- a CDS encoding M3 family metallopeptidase, whose translation MKHIILLFLSTAMIIFSCVRTDKNPFFVEWKTPFQTPPFEKIKEHHYMPAFEEGIKLHRQEITKIAENAEPPTFDNTVVALDNSGELLTRVSNVFFNMTSAHTNDSLQSIAKRVAPMLAKHQDDILLNEKLFQRIKKIYQQRDQLGLNPEQNRLLEKYYKEFVRGGADLADSAKAELRKINEELSVLSLQFGDNVLKEVNNFEMVIENEADLIGLPENVRVAAAEAAKERGKEGKWVFTLHKPSLIPFLQYSERRDLREKMFKAYIMQCDNNNEWDNKKILSRIAALRVRRAKLLGYPTHADFVLEENMAKTPQAVYELLNQLWKPALKVAKKEANELQSLIFKEGNNFKLEPWDWWFYAEKLRKAKYDLDEEMLRPYFKLENVINGVFMVANKLYGITFNERHDIPKYHPDVKTFEVKEADGSHIAVLYTDYFPRSSKRGGAWMNEYRQQYKRDGRMITPIICNVGNFSKPTSDKPSLLSLEEVLTLFHEFGHALHGLLSNCTYQKLAGTNVARDFVELPSQIMENWATEPEVLKMYARHYQTGEPMPDELIEKIKNSSKFNQGFATVEYLAAAFLDMDWHTLTETTEQDPVAFENQSMNKIGMIPEIVVRYRSPYFRHIFAGGYSAGYYSYIWAEVLDADAFQAFKETSLFDQKTAKAFRDHILSKGDTEDPMLLYKRFRGAEPKIDALLEKRGLK comes from the coding sequence ATGAAGCACATTATTCTGTTATTCCTATCCACCGCTATGATAATTTTTTCTTGCGTGAGGACGGATAAAAATCCGTTCTTCGTGGAATGGAAAACTCCTTTCCAGACACCACCGTTTGAAAAAATCAAAGAACATCATTATATGCCCGCTTTTGAGGAGGGCATTAAGCTGCATCGACAAGAGATTACCAAGATTGCAGAGAATGCTGAACCGCCGACATTTGACAACACTGTGGTCGCTTTGGATAACAGCGGCGAGTTGCTAACCCGAGTCAGCAATGTGTTTTTTAATATGACTTCAGCTCATACGAATGACAGTCTGCAAAGCATTGCCAAGCGCGTTGCGCCGATGTTGGCTAAACATCAGGACGATATTTTGTTGAACGAAAAGCTGTTCCAGCGTATCAAAAAGATTTATCAGCAGCGGGATCAGCTTGGATTGAATCCCGAACAAAATCGGTTGCTTGAGAAATATTACAAGGAATTTGTCCGAGGTGGAGCCGATTTGGCAGACTCAGCCAAAGCGGAGTTGCGCAAGATCAACGAAGAACTCTCCGTTTTGTCCCTGCAATTTGGGGATAATGTTCTGAAAGAAGTGAACAATTTTGAAATGGTTATTGAAAATGAGGCTGACTTGATTGGTTTGCCTGAGAATGTCCGTGTCGCAGCAGCCGAGGCCGCGAAAGAACGGGGCAAAGAGGGCAAATGGGTATTCACCTTGCACAAGCCCAGCCTGATCCCATTTTTGCAATATTCTGAACGGCGTGATCTCAGAGAGAAGATGTTCAAGGCGTATATCATGCAATGCGATAACAACAATGAGTGGGACAATAAAAAGATATTATCGAGGATCGCTGCATTGCGAGTGAGACGTGCCAAGCTGCTGGGGTATCCAACCCACGCCGATTTTGTGTTAGAAGAAAATATGGCCAAAACACCCCAGGCGGTTTATGAACTATTAAACCAACTCTGGAAACCTGCCCTTAAGGTGGCGAAGAAAGAGGCTAATGAACTTCAGAGTTTAATTTTTAAAGAGGGGAATAATTTTAAACTGGAGCCTTGGGACTGGTGGTTCTATGCTGAGAAGCTCCGCAAAGCGAAATATGATTTAGATGAAGAAATGCTTCGCCCTTATTTTAAGCTGGAGAATGTGATCAATGGAGTTTTTATGGTGGCTAATAAGCTCTATGGGATCACGTTCAATGAGCGGCATGATATCCCCAAATATCATCCCGATGTAAAGACTTTTGAAGTCAAAGAAGCTGATGGCAGCCATATCGCTGTCCTCTATACCGATTATTTTCCACGCTCCAGCAAACGGGGCGGTGCTTGGATGAATGAATATCGACAGCAATACAAGCGCGACGGCAGAATGATCACACCGATCATCTGTAATGTGGGTAATTTCTCGAAACCAACCAGTGATAAGCCCTCGCTCTTGAGTCTCGAGGAGGTTTTGACTCTATTCCATGAATTCGGCCACGCACTGCATGGGTTGCTGTCCAATTGCACCTATCAAAAATTGGCGGGCACTAACGTCGCCAGAGATTTTGTCGAACTACCATCCCAGATCATGGAGAACTGGGCCACGGAGCCAGAGGTCCTTAAGATGTACGCACGACATTATCAAACTGGCGAGCCAATGCCCGACGAGCTGATTGAGAAAATTAAAAATTCAAGCAAATTCAATCAGGGATTCGCCACCGTGGAATATCTTGCAGCCGCTTTTTTGGATATGGATTGGCATACATTGACTGAAACAACGGAGCAAGATCCAGTCGCTTTTGAGAATCAATCGATGAATAAGATCGGTATGATCCCTGAAATTGTCGTTCGCTACCGCAGCCCCTATTTCCGACATATTTTTGCAGGCGGCTATTCGGCTGGGTATTACAGCTATATTTGGGCTGAGGTGCTGGACGCGGATGCGTTTCAGGCTTTCAAAGAGACCAGCTTGTTCGATCAAAAGACCGCCAAAGCATTTCGAGATCACATTTTGTCGAAGGGTGATACGGAGGACCCGATGCTGCTTTACAAACGTTTCCGCGGCGCCGAGCCGAAGATCGATGCTTTGCTCGAAAAGCGGGGCTTGAAATAA
- a CDS encoding beta-lactamase family protein has protein sequence MNKAGWILIWAIMLLVVLAVQVLAQPLPIAKPEEVGMNSKQLHRVAAAIQSAIDNKEFPGAVLLVSRKGKIVMRAAFGRSQWVPEERSMTIDMIFDLASITKPVATATSIMILVEQGRIRLWDKVKDFVPDFVPYFDDAGLPSEDARIWHLLTHTSGLPPYTNAKEIEMRYGTPCPMDSLVRHIAQLKKIAPPGTAFHYSCLGFITLAYIIHHVTGQTIAEFSEQNIFKPLSMNHTFYCPSERYRELCVPTEVIDGRPLIGIVHDPLARVQGGISGNAGLFSTADDLAIFAQMMLNKGEFKGVRILSPLSVERMTEVYDKAQFAGRGLGWDLNSDYSTNGGDLFGGRSYGHTGYTGTSIWIDPETETFIIFLTNRVHPNDKGSIISLRSKVANIVASSIVKK, from the coding sequence ATGAATAAAGCGGGTTGGATATTGATCTGGGCCATTATGTTGCTTGTGGTGTTAGCGGTTCAAGTATTGGCGCAGCCGCTGCCAATTGCAAAACCTGAAGAAGTGGGAATGAATTCCAAGCAGCTACATCGTGTGGCTGCTGCGATTCAGTCCGCCATAGACAATAAAGAATTCCCAGGGGCTGTGCTTTTGGTTAGCCGAAAGGGAAAAATCGTGATGAGAGCCGCTTTCGGTCGCTCGCAATGGGTACCAGAAGAACGCTCGATGACCATCGATATGATCTTCGATTTAGCCTCGATCACCAAGCCGGTTGCCACGGCTACTTCCATCATGATATTGGTTGAACAGGGTCGGATCCGTTTGTGGGATAAGGTCAAAGATTTTGTTCCTGATTTTGTGCCTTATTTTGACGATGCCGGTTTGCCCAGCGAAGACGCTCGCATCTGGCACTTGCTCACCCACACTTCAGGATTGCCCCCTTATACCAATGCGAAAGAGATAGAAATGAGATATGGAACACCCTGTCCAATGGATTCATTGGTTAGACACATCGCCCAATTGAAAAAGATTGCGCCACCAGGGACGGCATTTCATTATAGCTGTCTTGGATTTATCACATTGGCATATATTATTCATCATGTGACTGGCCAAACCATTGCTGAATTTTCGGAGCAAAATATCTTCAAGCCGCTGAGCATGAACCATACTTTCTATTGTCCATCTGAACGATATCGGGAACTTTGTGTTCCTACTGAAGTGATCGACGGCCGTCCCTTGATCGGCATTGTACACGATCCCTTGGCGCGAGTTCAGGGCGGTATCTCTGGCAATGCGGGATTGTTTTCAACCGCGGATGATCTGGCCATTTTTGCTCAGATGATGTTGAATAAAGGCGAATTTAAAGGTGTGAGAATTCTTAGCCCCTTATCCGTGGAACGAATGACTGAGGTTTATGACAAGGCCCAATTTGCGGGGCGAGGATTAGGGTGGGATCTGAATTCTGATTATTCGACCAATGGCGGGGATCTCTTTGGAGGTCGCTCTTACGGGCATACCGGCTATACTGGGACTTCCATCTGGATCGATCCAGAGACCGAGACCTTCATTATTTTTCTGACCAATCGAGTCCATCCCAATGACAAGGGATCGATCATATCATTGCGGAGCAAAGTTGCCAATATCGTCGCCAGCTCCATAGTCAAAAAATAG